From the Blattabacterium cuenoti genome, one window contains:
- a CDS encoding phosphatidate cytidylyltransferase, with product MFFLKRSIVSLFNIYYFYHYVFFLIIHIKLIKLFHIKNNKNKIKISQVYKLIFGLVYIILPFYLTCYIYNIIGNGKKIILGIFFLTCVNDTFSYLIGNKLGKRKIVFFISPKKSLEGYLGGLFFCLISGFFLLKIWGEKYWIILSIIVFVFGSLGDLVESTIKRYYNVKDSGVFLPGHGGFLDRLDSFIFVIPIIYILIKLDFIF from the coding sequence ATTTTTTTTTTAAAAAGAAGTATTGTAAGTTTATTTAATATTTACTATTTTTATCACTACGTATTTTTTTTAATTATTCATATTAAACTAATTAAACTTTTTCATATAAAAAATAATAAAAATAAAATAAAAATTTCACAAGTTTATAAATTAATTTTTGGTTTAGTATACATAATTTTACCTTTTTATTTAACATGTTATATATATAATATTATTGGAAATGGAAAAAAAATAATTCTAGGTATTTTTTTTCTTACTTGTGTTAATGATACTTTTTCATATTTAATAGGAAATAAATTGGGAAAAAGAAAAATAGTGTTTTTTATATCTCCTAAAAAATCTTTAGAAGGATATTTAGGTGGTTTATTTTTTTGTTTAATATCAGGATTTTTTTTGTTAAAAATTTGGGGGGAAAAATATTGGATAATTTTGTCTATTATAGTTTTTGTTTTTGGATCTTTAGGAGATTTAGTAGAATCAACTATTAAAAGATATTATAATGTAAAGGATTCTGGTGTATTTTTACCAGGACATGGAGGTTTTTTAGATAGATTAGATAGTTTTATTTTTGTTATTCCAATTATATATATTTTAATAAAACTAGATTTTATTTTTTAA
- the rpsB gene encoding 30S ribosomal protein S2 — MEINIKDLLKAGVHFGHITRKWNPNMRPFIFMKKKGVHIIDLCKTILKLKEACFEIKKIAIFGKKILLVGTKEQAREKISFYAKSINMPCVTERWLGGFLTNFTTIRKSVKKMNGIERMKKNGTFDTLSKKEKILINRSYNKLYKNLGSISNMNHIPGAIFLVDPNKEKIALEEAKKLKIPTFAMVDTNTNPNDIKYPIPSNDDSSKSIDIILKFFISYIKEGIDINRNIRYEKKIR, encoded by the coding sequence ATGGAAATTAATATTAAAGATTTATTAAAAGCAGGTGTCCATTTTGGTCATATTACACGAAAATGGAATCCAAATATGCGACCTTTTATTTTTATGAAAAAAAAAGGAGTACATATTATTGATTTATGTAAAACTATTTTAAAACTTAAAGAAGCATGTTTTGAAATAAAAAAAATAGCTATTTTTGGAAAAAAAATATTATTAGTTGGAACAAAAGAGCAAGCTAGGGAAAAGATTTCTTTTTATGCAAAAAGTATAAATATGCCATGTGTAACAGAAAGATGGTTAGGGGGGTTCCTTACTAATTTTACTACAATTCGTAAATCTGTTAAAAAAATGAATGGAATAGAAAGAATGAAAAAAAACGGAACTTTTGATACATTATCAAAAAAGGAAAAAATACTAATTAATAGATCATATAATAAATTATATAAAAATTTAGGTAGTATTTCTAATATGAATCATATTCCTGGTGCTATTTTTTTAGTGGATCCAAATAAAGAAAAAATAGCTTTAGAAGAAGCAAAAAAATTAAAGATACCTACTTTTGCAATGGTAGATACAAATACTAATCCTAATGATATTAAATATCCTATTCCTTCAAATGATGATTCTTCTAAATCTATAGATATTATATTGAAGTTTTTCATAAGTTATATAAAAGAAGGAATTGATATTAATAGAAACATACGATATGAAAAAAAAATTAGATAA
- the rpsI gene encoding 30S ribosomal protein S9, translating into MKKIHTIGRRKRSLARIYLESGNGVITVNLKKLDKYFPKYVHNKIFYPMKLLNILDKFNINISVFGGGFNGQAEAISLAISRAICKINPKNKKKLKNEGLLTRDPREVERKKFGQKKARKKYQFSKR; encoded by the coding sequence ATGAAAAAAATACATACTATAGGAAGAAGAAAAAGATCTTTAGCGAGAATTTATTTAGAATCTGGAAATGGAGTAATAACTGTAAATTTAAAAAAATTAGATAAGTATTTTCCTAAATATGTACATAATAAGATTTTTTATCCAATGAAATTATTGAACATTTTAGATAAATTTAACATAAATATTAGTGTTTTTGGAGGAGGATTTAATGGTCAAGCAGAAGCTATTTCTCTTGCTATATCTAGAGCTATTTGTAAAATAAATCCAAAAAATAAAAAAAAATTGAAAAATGAAGGTTTATTAACACGTGATCCTAGAGAAGTAGAAAGAAAAAAGTTTGGACAGAAAAAAGCAAGAAAAAAATATCAATTCTCAAAACGTTAA
- the tsf gene encoding translation elongation factor Ts yields MKKKLDKISITKVNELRKKTGIGVLYCKNALIYSNGNIDKAIDFLRKKCKDLSLIRSKSIIKEGAVLSNVNSDYSFGTILGISCETDFLSKNCKFLNLLSIISKKSLFCNSKNKKDFLNVSCKEYNYKNVEEMILHYIGISGESIKLSVYEIAKYPFVMNYTHYNRIAVLVGFSSKLEKDVAKNIAMHITAMDPISIKKEGIPNNVLEKEIDIIRNQIKNEYSSKSKEKNQNIIEKILQGKIKKFILNNVLLSQKFIKNNKISVEEYLKNSSINSEIVFFKRIKV; encoded by the coding sequence ATGAAAAAAAAATTAGATAAAATATCAATTACTAAAGTTAACGAATTAAGAAAGAAAACTGGGATAGGAGTTTTATATTGTAAGAATGCATTAATTTATTCTAATGGAAATATAGATAAAGCAATAGATTTTTTAAGAAAAAAATGTAAGGATTTATCGTTAATTAGATCAAAATCAATTATAAAAGAAGGAGCAGTTCTTTCAAATGTTAATTCAGATTATTCTTTTGGAACTATTTTAGGAATTAGTTGTGAAACAGATTTTCTTTCTAAAAATTGTAAATTTTTAAATTTATTATCTATTATTTCTAAAAAATCATTGTTTTGTAATAGTAAAAATAAAAAAGATTTTTTAAATGTTTCTTGTAAAGAATATAATTATAAAAATGTAGAAGAAATGATTTTACATTATATAGGTATTTCTGGAGAATCTATAAAATTGAGTGTTTATGAGATAGCAAAATATCCATTTGTAATGAATTATACTCATTATAATAGAATAGCAGTTTTAGTTGGATTTTCATCAAAATTAGAAAAAGATGTTGCTAAAAATATAGCAATGCATATTACAGCTATGGATCCTATTTCAATAAAAAAAGAAGGAATACCAAATAATGTTTTAGAAAAAGAAATTGATATTATTAGAAATCAAATAAAAAATGAATATTCTTCAAAATCAAAAGAAAAAAATCAAAATATAATAGAAAAAATATTACAAGGAAAAATAAAAAAATTTATATTAAATAATGTTCTTTTGAGTCAAAAATTTATTAAAAATAATAAAATTTCTGTTGAAGAATATTTAAAAAATTCTTCAATAAATTCGGAAATTGTTTTTTTTAAAAGAATAAAAGTTTAA
- the rsfS gene encoding ribosome silencing factor, protein MLLKKIIEGIESVNGTKISILNLESKKNFLCDYFVICNGNSNNQVFAIYQSIKKHVIKNFNKKPFHIEGLKNKEWILVDYISIIVHVFQEEKRLYYDIDRIWK, encoded by the coding sequence TTGTTATTAAAGAAAATTATAGAAGGAATTGAATCAGTTAATGGTACAAAAATTTCCATCTTAAATTTAGAAAGTAAAAAAAATTTTTTATGTGATTATTTTGTAATTTGCAATGGTAATTCTAATAATCAAGTATTTGCAATATATCAATCTATAAAAAAACATGTAATAAAAAATTTTAATAAAAAACCTTTTCATATAGAAGGACTAAAAAATAAAGAATGGATATTAGTAGATTATATATCTATTATTGTTCATGTTTTTCAAGAAGAAAAAAGATTGTATTATGATATAGATAGAATTTGGAAATAA
- the map gene encoding type I methionyl aminopeptidase, which produces MIFLKTIEEIILMKKSSVLASKTLGLLTKEIKPGVNTIYLDNIAEIFIRDNGGIPAFLGLYDFPNTLCVSPNYQVVHGIPNKKPLYEGDIISIDCGVYMNGYYGEHAYTFEVGNVSSKIKKFLELSKKSLYAGIKKCKIGNRIGDIGHSIENIIKKNGYFIVKDLVGHGIGKNMHEDPKVPNFGKKGKGIKLKEGLVLSIEPMINIGTSDILFHKDGWTITTLDKNPSAHYEHNVAIVDGNPCLLSTFSYIYKELNIESLEESYYQNKKIDFDNL; this is translated from the coding sequence ATGATATTTTTAAAAACTATAGAGGAAATAATTTTAATGAAAAAAAGTTCTGTTTTAGCTTCAAAAACTTTGGGTTTATTAACAAAAGAAATAAAACCAGGAGTAAATACTATTTATCTGGATAATATTGCAGAAATTTTTATACGTGATAATGGAGGAATACCAGCATTTTTAGGATTATATGATTTTCCAAATACTTTATGTGTTTCACCAAACTATCAAGTAGTTCATGGGATCCCAAATAAAAAACCTTTGTACGAAGGTGATATAATATCAATAGATTGTGGAGTATACATGAATGGATACTATGGTGAACATGCTTATACTTTTGAAGTAGGTAATGTATCAAGTAAAATAAAAAAATTTCTTGAATTATCTAAAAAATCTCTTTATGCTGGTATAAAAAAATGTAAAATTGGAAATAGAATTGGAGATATAGGACATTCTATAGAAAATATTATTAAAAAAAATGGATATTTTATAGTAAAAGATCTTGTAGGACATGGAATAGGAAAAAATATGCATGAAGATCCAAAAGTACCAAATTTTGGAAAAAAAGGAAAAGGAATAAAATTAAAAGAAGGGCTAGTTCTTTCTATAGAACCTATGATAAACATTGGGACATCTGATATTTTATTTCATAAAGATGGATGGACTATAACCACTTTAGATAAAAATCCATCTGCACATTATGAACACAATGTTGCTATTGTAGATGGTAATCCATGTTTATTATCTACTTTTAGTTACATTTATAAAGAATTAAATATTGAATCATTAGAAGAATCTTATTATCAAAACAAAAAGATAGATTTTGATAATTTATGA
- the gpmI gene encoding 2,3-bisphosphoglycerate-independent phosphoglycerate mutase: protein MKKLILIILDGWGIPPKNFELFSSSAIEQAKTPFIDYCYNNYPYSKLIASGEHVGLPKGQMGNSEVGHINLGSGRKIVQSLKRINLSIKNGTFKKKIDFLLKNTEEKKIHFIGLLSNGGIHSHINHLFHIIKILYEKRINKKIYIHAFTDGRDTSAKESMIHISNLMEVLKKYGGQLSTVIGRYYAMDRDFKWERTKIAYDAMVNCKGFFTKNIFSSIEDSYKRGITDEFLQPFIIVDENSHPIARIKNGDIVFCFNFRSDRSRQITELFIGSNNPCICEKKVNITNYITMTCYNNKYNNVLSMFKEQILSDTIGEVLEKEGRKQIRISETEKYPHVTYFFSGGREIPFENEIRIMCPSPKVSTYDLKPEMSSIKIVNSIIPKLRKQYYDFICLNFANPDMVGHTGKMLETIKACEFVDKCTRLCVEEAIKNFYMVVIVGDHGNAECMLDINGEPNTKHTTSPVPFIFIENKIKKENIILREGAILSDVAPTILKLMNLPIPEAMTGNTIIKSYKR, encoded by the coding sequence ATGAAAAAACTTATTTTAATAATTTTAGATGGATGGGGAATCCCCCCAAAAAATTTTGAATTATTTTCTTCATCAGCTATTGAACAAGCTAAAACCCCGTTTATAGATTATTGTTATAATAATTATCCATATAGTAAATTGATAGCTTCTGGTGAACATGTTGGGTTACCAAAAGGACAAATGGGTAATTCTGAAGTAGGTCATATAAATTTAGGATCTGGTAGAAAAATAGTACAAAGTTTAAAAAGAATAAACTTATCTATTAAAAATGGAACTTTTAAAAAAAAGATAGATTTTTTATTAAAAAATACTGAAGAAAAAAAAATTCACTTTATTGGATTATTATCTAATGGTGGGATCCATTCACATATTAATCATCTTTTTCATATTATTAAAATACTTTATGAGAAAAGAATAAATAAAAAAATATATATTCATGCATTTACAGATGGAAGAGATACATCTGCAAAAGAAAGTATGATTCATATTAGTAACTTAATGGAAGTTTTGAAAAAATATGGAGGCCAACTTTCTACTGTAATTGGAAGATATTATGCTATGGATAGAGATTTTAAATGGGAAAGAACTAAAATAGCATATGATGCGATGGTAAATTGTAAAGGATTTTTTACTAAAAATATTTTTTCTTCTATAGAAGATTCTTATAAAAGAGGGATAACGGATGAATTTTTGCAACCATTTATAATAGTTGACGAAAATAGCCATCCAATTGCTAGAATAAAAAATGGAGATATTGTATTTTGTTTTAATTTTAGATCTGATCGTTCAAGACAAATTACAGAACTTTTTATTGGAAGTAATAACCCTTGTATATGTGAAAAAAAAGTTAATATAACAAATTATATTACCATGACTTGTTATAACAATAAGTATAATAATGTTTTATCTATGTTTAAAGAACAAATATTATCAGATACTATAGGTGAAGTGTTAGAAAAAGAAGGAAGAAAACAAATACGAATTTCTGAAACTGAAAAATATCCTCATGTAACTTATTTTTTTTCTGGAGGAAGAGAAATTCCATTTGAAAATGAAATTCGTATTATGTGTCCTTCTCCTAAAGTATCTACTTATGATTTAAAACCTGAGATGAGTTCTATTAAAATAGTAAATAGTATTATTCCAAAATTAAGAAAACAATATTATGATTTTATTTGTTTGAATTTTGCTAATCCAGATATGGTAGGGCATACTGGAAAAATGTTAGAAACAATAAAGGCATGTGAATTTGTTGATAAATGTACAAGATTATGTGTAGAAGAAGCAATAAAAAATTTTTACATGGTTGTTATTGTTGGAGATCATGGAAATGCAGAATGTATGCTTGATATAAATGGAGAACCAAATACAAAGCATACTACTTCTCCAGTCCCTTTTATTTTTATAGAAAATAAAATAAAAAAAGAAAATATTATTTTAAGAGAAGGAGCAATTTTATCAGATGTTGCTCCAACTATTTTAAAATTAATGAATTTACCTATACCAGAGGCAATGACAGGAAATACAATAATTAAATCTTATAAAAGATAA
- the dnaK gene encoding molecular chaperone DnaK: MSKIIGIDLGTTNSCVAVMEINDPVVIQNSEGKRTTPSIVAFVDGGERKIGDPAKRQSVTNPQNTIFSIKRFMGRMYSEVSEELKNTPYKIIKGGNNTPRVSIGNRLYSPQEISAMILQKMKKTAEDYLGQEITRAVITVPAYFNDAQRQATKEAGEIAGLKVERIINEPTSAALAYGLDKNNQNKKIVVYDLGGGTFDVSILELGDGVFEVLSTNGDTHLGGDNFDQIIIDYLANTFNKQESLDLRKDPMALQRLKEASEKAKIELSSSNQTEINLPYITATESGPKHLVITLTKSKFEQLSEELIRRSIDPCYKALKDANLDTKDIDEVILVGGSTRIPKVQEEVEKFFKKKPSKGVNPDEVVAIGAAIQGGVLTGDVKNVLLLDVTPLSLGIETLGGVFTKLIDSNTTIPTKKSEIFSTASDNQSAVTIRVGQGERPMFNDNKEIGRFDLIDISPAPRGIPQIEVTFDIDANGILNVSAKDKGTGKEQSIKIETSSGLNQDEIEKMKKEAQENAEKDEKIKKEIDILNSADNKIFQTEKQLKEYKNNLSEKNKKNIGNCLKELKDAHAKKDFINIENSIKKLNDAWTNASKEIYSNSKQKENNKNKSEKKDEKNEKGNENIQDVDYEEVK, encoded by the coding sequence ATGAGTAAAATTATAGGTATAGATTTAGGGACTACGAATTCTTGTGTTGCAGTAATGGAAATAAATGATCCAGTTGTAATTCAAAATTCAGAAGGTAAAAGGACTACCCCATCTATAGTAGCTTTTGTAGATGGAGGAGAAAGAAAAATAGGAGATCCTGCAAAAAGACAATCAGTAACAAATCCACAAAATACTATTTTTTCTATAAAAAGATTTATGGGAAGAATGTATTCAGAAGTATCTGAAGAATTAAAAAATACTCCTTATAAAATAATTAAGGGTGGAAATAATACCCCACGTGTTAGTATAGGTAATAGGCTATATTCTCCTCAAGAAATATCAGCTATGATATTACAAAAAATGAAAAAAACAGCAGAAGATTATCTTGGACAAGAAATAACTAGAGCTGTAATTACAGTTCCAGCTTATTTTAATGATGCACAAAGACAGGCTACAAAAGAAGCAGGAGAAATAGCTGGATTAAAAGTAGAAAGAATAATAAATGAACCTACTTCTGCTGCACTAGCATATGGATTAGATAAAAATAATCAAAATAAAAAAATAGTTGTATATGATTTAGGTGGAGGAACATTTGATGTTTCTATTTTAGAATTAGGAGATGGTGTTTTTGAAGTATTATCAACAAATGGAGATACACACTTAGGAGGAGATAATTTTGATCAAATAATAATTGACTATTTAGCTAATACTTTCAATAAACAAGAAAGTTTAGATCTTAGAAAAGATCCAATGGCATTACAAAGATTAAAAGAAGCTTCTGAAAAAGCAAAAATAGAATTATCATCTTCAAATCAAACAGAAATAAATCTTCCATATATTACAGCTACTGAATCAGGACCAAAACATCTAGTAATTACTTTAACTAAATCAAAATTTGAACAACTATCAGAAGAATTAATAAGAAGATCTATTGATCCTTGTTATAAGGCTTTAAAAGATGCAAATTTAGATACAAAAGATATTGATGAAGTTATTTTAGTTGGGGGATCTACAAGAATTCCAAAAGTACAAGAAGAAGTTGAAAAATTCTTCAAAAAAAAACCATCTAAAGGAGTAAATCCAGATGAAGTTGTAGCTATAGGAGCTGCAATACAAGGGGGTGTATTAACAGGAGATGTAAAAAATGTGTTATTATTAGATGTTACTCCTTTATCTTTAGGGATTGAAACATTAGGTGGGGTATTTACTAAACTAATTGATTCAAATACAACAATTCCTACTAAAAAATCAGAAATATTTTCTACAGCATCTGACAATCAATCTGCAGTAACTATAAGAGTAGGTCAAGGAGAAAGACCAATGTTTAATGACAATAAAGAAATAGGTCGATTTGATTTAATTGACATTTCACCTGCTCCAAGAGGTATTCCACAAATAGAAGTAACTTTTGATATAGATGCAAATGGAATTTTAAATGTATCTGCAAAAGATAAAGGAACAGGTAAAGAACAATCTATAAAAATAGAAACATCTTCAGGACTGAATCAAGATGAAATAGAAAAAATGAAGAAAGAGGCTCAAGAAAATGCTGAAAAAGACGAAAAAATTAAAAAAGAAATAGACATATTAAATTCTGCAGATAATAAAATTTTTCAAACTGAAAAACAATTAAAAGAATACAAAAATAATTTATCAGAAAAAAACAAAAAAAATATTGGAAACTGTTTAAAAGAATTAAAAGATGCCCATGCTAAAAAAGACTTTATAAATATTGAAAATAGCATAAAAAAACTAAATGATGCTTGGACAAATGCTTCTAAAGAAATTTATTCAAATTCAAAACAAAAAGAAAACAATAAAAATAAATCAGAAAAAAAAGATGAAAAAAATGAAAAAGGAAATGAAAATATACAAGATGTAGATTATGAAGAAGTAAAATAA
- the ftsH gene encoding ATP-dependent zinc metalloprotease FtsH, whose amino-acid sequence MKKKVKKKNNFFWIYAVIFVIFIGIFFFKSTFSNYRKIDQDTFFNLLSKRLIKKIIVQHREIVHVYLNKELFPKNIIKSNHNFLDDNKFRVNPLKYEFEIGDLQFFQKKFEKYKEKYNLNTLIEFKNQQEYTITKFFFDYGIFFILLIIFWIFLFRRIGTHASGAGGQIFNIGKSKARLFDENDNIKITFKDVAGLEGAKEEVQEIVEFLRDPNKYTKLGGKIPKGALLIGPPGTGKTLLAKAVAGEAKVPFFSLSGSDFVEMFVGVGASRVRDLFEKAKEKSPCIIFIDEIDAIGRARGKSSIAGSNDERENTLNQLLTEMDGFGTNTNVIVLAATNRSDILDKALLRPGRFDRTISVDSPELNERKEIFRVHLKNLVLSNKVDIDFLARQTPGFSGADIANVCNESALIAARKNREKIVSKDFLDAIDRIVGGLEKKNKIIKPNEKKRIAYHEAGHATISWLLEHASPLVKVTIVPRGKSLGSAWYLPEERQLTTPEQMKDEICALLAGRSAEEIIFRSVSTGALNDLEKVTKQAQSMVAIFGLNERIGNISYYDSTGQNEFTFSKPYSEKTAQIIDEEISKIISEQYQRAKVILKNNEKKLAMLANELLEKEVIFRDDLKKIFGERPYPDEIGDMLRKTV is encoded by the coding sequence ATGAAAAAAAAAGTAAAAAAAAAGAACAATTTTTTTTGGATTTATGCAGTTATATTTGTAATATTTATTGGAATCTTTTTTTTTAAATCTACATTTTCCAACTATAGAAAAATAGATCAGGATACTTTTTTTAATCTTTTATCAAAAAGGTTAATAAAAAAAATTATTGTTCAACATAGAGAGATAGTACATGTTTATTTAAATAAAGAATTATTTCCAAAAAATATAATAAAAAGTAATCATAATTTTTTAGATGATAATAAATTCCGTGTTAATCCATTAAAATACGAATTTGAAATAGGAGATTTACAATTCTTTCAAAAAAAATTTGAAAAATATAAAGAAAAATATAATTTAAATACTCTTATTGAATTTAAAAATCAACAAGAATATACAATAACAAAATTTTTCTTTGATTACGGAATTTTTTTTATATTATTAATTATTTTTTGGATATTTCTTTTCAGAAGAATTGGGACACACGCTAGTGGAGCAGGTGGTCAAATATTTAATATTGGAAAATCAAAAGCTAGACTATTTGATGAAAATGATAATATAAAAATTACTTTTAAAGATGTAGCTGGATTAGAAGGGGCTAAAGAAGAGGTTCAAGAAATAGTTGAATTTTTAAGAGATCCTAATAAATATACTAAACTTGGAGGAAAAATTCCAAAAGGAGCATTATTAATAGGACCTCCTGGGACCGGAAAAACTTTACTTGCAAAAGCAGTAGCTGGAGAGGCAAAAGTTCCTTTTTTTTCTTTATCAGGATCAGATTTTGTAGAAATGTTTGTAGGAGTTGGAGCTTCTAGAGTTAGAGATTTGTTTGAAAAAGCAAAAGAAAAATCACCATGTATAATATTTATTGATGAAATTGATGCAATAGGAAGAGCAAGGGGAAAAAGTAGTATTGCTGGATCAAATGATGAGAGGGAAAATACACTTAATCAACTATTAACAGAAATGGATGGATTTGGAACAAATACAAATGTCATTGTTTTAGCTGCAACAAACAGATCAGATATTTTAGACAAAGCTTTACTTAGACCAGGTCGTTTTGATAGAACTATATCAGTTGATTCTCCAGAATTGAATGAAAGAAAAGAAATATTCCGTGTCCATTTAAAAAATTTAGTTTTGTCTAATAAAGTAGACATTGATTTTTTAGCTAGACAAACTCCTGGTTTTAGTGGAGCTGATATAGCAAATGTTTGTAATGAATCTGCTCTTATTGCAGCAAGGAAAAATAGAGAAAAAATAGTAAGCAAAGATTTTCTAGATGCAATAGATCGTATTGTAGGAGGATTAGAGAAAAAAAATAAAATTATAAAACCAAATGAAAAAAAAAGAATTGCATATCATGAAGCTGGACATGCTACTATAAGTTGGTTATTAGAACATGCATCTCCTTTAGTAAAAGTTACAATAGTTCCAAGAGGAAAATCTTTAGGATCTGCATGGTATTTACCGGAAGAAAGACAATTAACTACTCCAGAACAAATGAAAGATGAAATATGTGCATTATTAGCAGGTAGATCAGCAGAAGAAATTATTTTTAGATCAGTTTCAACAGGTGCATTAAATGATTTAGAAAAAGTAACAAAACAAGCTCAATCTATGGTAGCAATTTTTGGGTTAAATGAAAGAATAGGTAATATATCTTATTATGATTCTACAGGACAAAATGAATTTACATTTTCTAAACCTTATAGTGAAAAAACTGCTCAAATTATAGACGAAGAAATATCAAAAATTATTTCTGAACAATATCAAAGAGCAAAAGTCATATTAAAAAATAATGAAAAGAAGTTAGCTATGTTAGCTAATGAATTGTTAGAGAAAGAAGTAATTTTTAGAGATGATTTAAAAAAAATTTTTGGAGAAAGACCATATCCAGACGAAATAGGAGATATGTTAAGAAAAACTGTATAA
- the rplM gene encoding 50S ribosomal protein L13 encodes MDFLSFKTCSLKEKNIKSEWILLDASNQILGRFSSRIASIIIGKHRPFFSYNMICGDHVIVINSDYIKVTGKKLNNKKYIRHTGFPGGQKMIFFKDLLYKDSRKIVYKSVKGMLPKNRLGRFMLKKRLHIYSNSYHKHEAQKPILLKNFNFLK; translated from the coding sequence ATGGATTTTTTAAGTTTTAAAACATGTTCGTTAAAAGAAAAAAATATAAAATCAGAATGGATATTACTAGATGCAAGTAATCAAATACTTGGAAGATTTTCTTCAAGAATAGCTTCAATTATTATAGGAAAACATAGGCCATTTTTTAGCTATAATATGATATGTGGAGATCATGTAATAGTAATTAACTCTGATTACATTAAAGTAACTGGAAAAAAGTTAAATAATAAAAAATATATTAGACATACAGGATTTCCTGGTGGGCAAAAAATGATCTTTTTTAAAGATTTGTTATATAAAGATTCTAGAAAAATAGTATATAAATCCGTAAAAGGAATGTTACCAAAAAATCGTTTAGGCCGTTTTATGCTGAAAAAAAGATTGCATATATATTCAAATTCATATCATAAACATGAGGCACAAAAACCAATTTTATTAAAAAATTTTAATTTTTTAAAATGA
- a CDS encoding phosphatidylserine decarboxylase family protein — translation MIHKEGKFFLIYSFLIIFFLLFIIFFLFTKTIFLLSCVISFTFYMFIIYFFRNPKRFFFHKNKKIIISPADGKIIEIKRIFENEFLKEKCFCISIFISILDVHVNRYPISGKIIYIKYNSGKYFIAWLKKTSLQNEHTTLVIKTIQGKKILLRQIAGFIARRIVTYAKKNSIVKSGDELGFIKFGSRVDIFVPLNSKILIKKGEKVIGGITKISFIP, via the coding sequence ATGATTCATAAAGAAGGTAAATTTTTTTTGATATATTCATTTTTAATTATATTTTTTTTATTATTTATAATATTTTTTTTGTTTACTAAAACAATTTTTTTATTGTCATGTGTTATTTCTTTTACATTTTATATGTTTATAATTTATTTTTTTAGAAATCCTAAAAGATTTTTTTTTCATAAAAATAAAAAAATTATAATATCTCCTGCAGATGGTAAGATCATAGAAATAAAAAGAATTTTTGAAAATGAATTTTTGAAAGAAAAATGTTTTTGTATATCTATTTTCATATCTATTTTAGATGTCCATGTTAACAGATATCCTATATCTGGAAAAATTATTTATATTAAATATAATTCAGGAAAATATTTTATTGCTTGGTTAAAAAAAACATCATTGCAAAACGAACATACTACACTGGTAATAAAAACAATACAAGGAAAAAAAATCTTGTTAAGACAAATAGCTGGATTTATAGCTAGACGAATTGTTACTTATGCAAAAAAAAATTCAATTGTAAAAAGTGGCGATGAATTAGGTTTTATAAAATTTGGATCTAGAGTTGATATATTTGTTCCTTTAAATTCTAAAATTTTAATAAAGAAAGGAGAAAAAGTAATTGGAGGAATAACTAAAATATCTTTTATTCCATAA